Proteins found in one Larimichthys crocea isolate SSNF chromosome I, L_crocea_2.0, whole genome shotgun sequence genomic segment:
- the LOC104930405 gene encoding protocadherin gamma-C5 isoform X13 has product MDSRQRKRSGGGRLWRLCFYLACLSGASAQLSYSVSEELSPGSIVGNIARDLTLTADKIVQRRLRVVSESTTQYFEVKPTTGDLVIKQKIDREQLCDLSSACSLHLQILLENPLAIHRVVVDILDVNDNAPQFSTSNISLEISEAAAPGTRFRLESAQDPDMGTNSLRTYHLAANDFFTLNVETKSDGSKFPELVVDKALDRETQASFRLLLTAVDGGQPEKSGSTLLLIKILDVNDNSPVFDEPSKKVKLLENAALGTLVTKLNATDVDSGNNGDISFLFDKYTPERVLNLFSVDSKSGEIRVKGHVDYEKGSTYHITAQARDGGSPAMEGSCNVIVEIIDVNDNAPEVTLTSVTSPIREDSAPETVIALISARDLDSGMNGKVTLTVQPGLPFKLNSAFGMHYSLITAGNLDRETVPEYTVVIRASDAGSPPLSSQTTFVVKLSDVNDNAPIFSQPSYSVDIPENNAPSSPIATVSATDPDLGDNARISYSIIPSMVQGSSISSYVYINPESGHIYSMRSLDHEQLNAFRIEVQARDAGVPPRTANVTVHVFVVDVNDNAPVLVHPSYPKDKRLQLTVPPSAGPGYFINKFVGIDADSGHNALLLYSIAPGLNAGMFHIGARTGELRTARQWAEEEAGSTYDIMIIIEDHGKPPKSSSVNITVTVDEKDTPNNAPASPRHKPFYHPTGMSDITLYLIISLACVSAVSFITFVVLMVRCLRHRGPGLGDSDCCCYGRHRSSRYHQRPSKDLHLQLNTDGPIRYMEVVGGPQDPHTRTYRPCYSTISSRSDFVFMKQPMLSHNNTLNMTLSRKHLMNSVSEQKPPNNDWRFTQGQRPGPSGATGGPEVAMGTGPWPQPPTEAEQLQALMAAANVSEATATLGPGTMGLSTRYSPQFTLQHVPDYRQNVYIPGSTATLTSNPQQQQATAQQATQQALPPPQTSAQPEPPKAAQTPASKKKSTKKEKK; this is encoded by the exons ATGGACTCCAGACAGAGAAAGCGCTCCGGAGGAGGGAGGCTGTGGAGGCTCTGTTTTTATCTAGCCTGCCTCTCCGGTGCGTCCGCTCAGCTCAGCTATTCTGTATCGGAGGAATTAAGCCCGGGCTCTATCGTTGGGAATATCGCTAGAGATTTGACTCTCACTGCTGATAAGATTGTTCAGAGGAGGTTGCGGGTGGTCTCGGAATCCACAACGCAGTATTTTGAGGTAAAGCCGACGACTGGGGACttggttattaaacaaaaaattgATAGGGAGCAATTGTGCGACTTAAGTTCAGCATGTTCTCTACACCTTCAAATACTTCTGGAGAATCCTTTAGCCATTCACCGTGTCGTGGTGGACATTTTGGATGTGAATGACAATGCACCGCAGTTTTCAACCAGCAACATTTCTCTGGAGATATCAGAGGCGGCCGCGCCGGGCACAAGGTTCCGTTTGGAGAGCGCACAAGATCCAGACATGGGGACCAACTCGTTGCGCACTTACCATCTCGCAGCAAATGACTTCTTTACTTTGAATGTGGAAACTAAAAGTGACGGCAGTAAGTTTCCAGAGCTGGTGGTGGATAAAGCTTTGGACAGGGAGACGCAGGCCTCGTTTCGCCTGTTGCTCACTGCTGTAGATGGAGGTCAGCCGGAGAAATCTGGCTCAACACTTCTGCTCATTAAAATTCTGGATGTAAATGACAATTCACCCGTCTTTGACGAACCGTCAAAGAAAGTTAAGCTATTAGAAAATGCCGCACTGGGCACTTTAGTAACGAAATTGAACGCGACTGATGTGGATTCAGGTAACAATGGAGACATATCTTTCCTGTTTGATAAATACACACCGGAACGTGTTCTCAACCTCTTCAGTGTGGATTCTAAAAGCGGGGAGATCCGTGTGAAGGGTCACGTTGATTATGAGAAAGGCTCTACATACCACATCACAGCGCAGGCCAGAGATGGTGGCTCTCCTGCTATGGAGGGTTCCTGTAACGTCATAGTGGAAATTATTGATGTGAATGACAACGCACCAGAGGTGACACTGACGTCAGTAACCAGTCCTATCAGAGAGGACTCGGCACCAGAGACTGTGATAGCCCTTATAAGTGCACGGGACTTGGACTCTGGTATGAATGGGAAGGTTACATTAACTGTCCAACCAGGTTTGCCATTTAAACTTAATTCAGCATTTGGCATGCATTACAGCCTCATCACTGCTGGAAACCTGGACCGTGAGACTGTCCCAGAGTACACAGTGGTCATTAGGGCCAGTGATGCTGGTTCTCCTCCCCTTTCATCACAAACCACATTTGTGGTGAAGCTCTCTGATGTAAATGACAATGCCCCCATCTTCTCTCAGCCTTCATACTCTGTGGACATCCCAGAGAACAATGCTCCTAGTTCTCCCATCGCCACTGTTTCGGCCACTGATCCAGACCTTGGTGACAATGCTCGCATATCCTACTCCATCATTCCTAGCATGGTACAGGGCTCATCCATCTCTTCTTATGTCTACATTAACCCTGAGAGTGGTCACATCTATAGCATGCGCTCTCTGGATCATGAACAGCTTAACGCTTTCCGCATTGAGGTGCAGGCCCGGGATGCAGGGGTGCCCCCACGAACAGCCAACgtcactgtgcatgtgtttgtggtggATGTGAATGACAATGCACCAGTGCTTGTACACCCTTCCTAcccaaaagacaaaagattaCAGCTCACTGTGCCCCCATCTGCAGGCCCAGGGTACTTCATAAATAAATTTGTAGGAATAGATGCAGACAGTGGGCACAATGCATTGTTGCTTTACTCCATCGCCCCTGGACTGAATGCTGGCATGTTCCATATCGGAGCACGCACTGGTGAGCTCCGCACAGCCCGCCAGTgggcagaggaggaagcaggCTCAACTTATGACATCATGATCATCATTGAGGACCATGGTAAACCACCAAAGTCCAGTTCTGTGAACATTACAGTAACTGTGGATGAGAAGGACACGCCCAATAATGCTCCAGCAAGCCCTCGCCACAAACCATTCTACCATCCCACTGGGATGTCGGACATCACCCTGTACCTCATCATCTCTTTAGCCTGTGTATCAGCTGTGTCCTTCATCACCTTTGTTGTCCTCATGGTACGCTGCCTAAGGCACCGTGGCCCAGGGCTGGGAGactctgactgctgctgctatgGTCGTCACAGATCCAGCCGCTACCATCAGAGGCCCAGCAAGGACCTGCACCTGCAGCTGAATACTGATGGACCCATACGCTATATGGAGGTTGTTGGAGGCCCCCAGGACCCGCACACACGCACCTACAGGCCCTGCTACTCCACCATATCCAGCCGGAGTGACTTTGTATTTATGAAGCAACCCATGCTGagtcacaacaacacactcaaCATGACACTCAGCAGGAAGCACCTTATGAACTCAGTCAGTGAG CAAAAGCCCCCCAACAATGACTGGCGCTTCACACAGGGACAGAGACCTGGACCAAGCGG GGCAACTGGAGGACCTGAGGTTGCCATGGGAACTGGCCCTTGGCCACAGCCCCCAACTGAGGCTGAGCAGCTCCAAGCCCTGATGGCTGCAGCAAACG TGAGCGAGGCTACAGCCACCCTGGGACCCGGCACCATGGGCCTGAGTACCCGCTACAGCCCCCAGTTCACCCTGCAGCACGTGCCCGACTATCGCCAGAATGTCTACATCCCCGGCAGCACGGCCACACTCACCTCCaacccccagcagcagcaggccacGGCTCAGCAAGCCACCCAGCAGGCACTGCCCCCGCCCCAGACCTCAGCTCAGCCTGAGCCTCCCAAGGCCGCCCAGACCCCTGCCTCCAAGAAGAAGTCCAccaagaaggagaagaagtag
- the LOC104930405 gene encoding protocadherin gamma-C5 isoform X4, whose protein sequence is MDSRQRKRSGGGRLWRLCFYLACLSGASAQLSYSVSEELSPGSIVGNIARDLTLTADKIVQRRLRVVSESTTQYFEVKPTTGDLVIKQKIDREQLCDLSSACSLHLQILLENPLAIHRVVVDILDVNDNAPQFSTSNISLEISEAAAPGTRFRLESAQDPDMGTNSLRTYHLAANDFFTLNVETKSDGSKFPELVVDKALDRETQASFRLLLTAVDGGQPEKSGSTLLLIKILDVNDNSPVFDEPSKKVKLLENAALGTLVTKLNATDVDSGNNGDISFLFDKYTPERVLNLFSVDSKSGEIRVKGHVDYEKGSTYHITAQARDGGSPAMEGSCNVIVEIIDVNDNAPEVTLTSVTSPIREDSAPETVIALISARDLDSGMNGKVTLTVQPGLPFKLNSAFGMHYSLITAGNLDRETVPEYTVVIRASDAGSPPLSSQTTFVVKLSDVNDNAPIFSQPSYSVDIPENNAPSSPIATVSATDPDLGDNARISYSIIPSMVQGSSISSYVYINPESGHIYSMRSLDHEQLNAFRIEVQARDAGVPPRTANVTVHVFVVDVNDNAPVLVHPSYPKDKRLQLTVPPSAGPGYFINKFVGIDADSGHNALLLYSIAPGLNAGMFHIGARTGELRTARQWAEEEAGSTYDIMIIIEDHGKPPKSSSVNITVTVDEKDTPNNAPASPRHKPFYHPTGMSDITLYLIISLACVSAVSFITFVVLMVRCLRHRGPGLGDSDCCCYGRHRSSRYHQRPSKDLHLQLNTDGPIRYMEVVGGPQDPHTRTYRPCYSTISSRSDFVFMKQPMLSHNNTLNMTLSRKHLMNSVSEQKPPNNDWRFTQGQRPGPSGPHMPYGTHIRWTPKSGTRATGGPEVAMGTGPWPQPPTEAEQLQALMAAANEVSEATATLGPGTMGLSTRYSPQFTLQHVPDYRQNVYIPGSTATLTSNPQQQQATAQQATQQALPPPQTSAQPEPPKAAQTPASKKKSTKKEKK, encoded by the exons ATGGACTCCAGACAGAGAAAGCGCTCCGGAGGAGGGAGGCTGTGGAGGCTCTGTTTTTATCTAGCCTGCCTCTCCGGTGCGTCCGCTCAGCTCAGCTATTCTGTATCGGAGGAATTAAGCCCGGGCTCTATCGTTGGGAATATCGCTAGAGATTTGACTCTCACTGCTGATAAGATTGTTCAGAGGAGGTTGCGGGTGGTCTCGGAATCCACAACGCAGTATTTTGAGGTAAAGCCGACGACTGGGGACttggttattaaacaaaaaattgATAGGGAGCAATTGTGCGACTTAAGTTCAGCATGTTCTCTACACCTTCAAATACTTCTGGAGAATCCTTTAGCCATTCACCGTGTCGTGGTGGACATTTTGGATGTGAATGACAATGCACCGCAGTTTTCAACCAGCAACATTTCTCTGGAGATATCAGAGGCGGCCGCGCCGGGCACAAGGTTCCGTTTGGAGAGCGCACAAGATCCAGACATGGGGACCAACTCGTTGCGCACTTACCATCTCGCAGCAAATGACTTCTTTACTTTGAATGTGGAAACTAAAAGTGACGGCAGTAAGTTTCCAGAGCTGGTGGTGGATAAAGCTTTGGACAGGGAGACGCAGGCCTCGTTTCGCCTGTTGCTCACTGCTGTAGATGGAGGTCAGCCGGAGAAATCTGGCTCAACACTTCTGCTCATTAAAATTCTGGATGTAAATGACAATTCACCCGTCTTTGACGAACCGTCAAAGAAAGTTAAGCTATTAGAAAATGCCGCACTGGGCACTTTAGTAACGAAATTGAACGCGACTGATGTGGATTCAGGTAACAATGGAGACATATCTTTCCTGTTTGATAAATACACACCGGAACGTGTTCTCAACCTCTTCAGTGTGGATTCTAAAAGCGGGGAGATCCGTGTGAAGGGTCACGTTGATTATGAGAAAGGCTCTACATACCACATCACAGCGCAGGCCAGAGATGGTGGCTCTCCTGCTATGGAGGGTTCCTGTAACGTCATAGTGGAAATTATTGATGTGAATGACAACGCACCAGAGGTGACACTGACGTCAGTAACCAGTCCTATCAGAGAGGACTCGGCACCAGAGACTGTGATAGCCCTTATAAGTGCACGGGACTTGGACTCTGGTATGAATGGGAAGGTTACATTAACTGTCCAACCAGGTTTGCCATTTAAACTTAATTCAGCATTTGGCATGCATTACAGCCTCATCACTGCTGGAAACCTGGACCGTGAGACTGTCCCAGAGTACACAGTGGTCATTAGGGCCAGTGATGCTGGTTCTCCTCCCCTTTCATCACAAACCACATTTGTGGTGAAGCTCTCTGATGTAAATGACAATGCCCCCATCTTCTCTCAGCCTTCATACTCTGTGGACATCCCAGAGAACAATGCTCCTAGTTCTCCCATCGCCACTGTTTCGGCCACTGATCCAGACCTTGGTGACAATGCTCGCATATCCTACTCCATCATTCCTAGCATGGTACAGGGCTCATCCATCTCTTCTTATGTCTACATTAACCCTGAGAGTGGTCACATCTATAGCATGCGCTCTCTGGATCATGAACAGCTTAACGCTTTCCGCATTGAGGTGCAGGCCCGGGATGCAGGGGTGCCCCCACGAACAGCCAACgtcactgtgcatgtgtttgtggtggATGTGAATGACAATGCACCAGTGCTTGTACACCCTTCCTAcccaaaagacaaaagattaCAGCTCACTGTGCCCCCATCTGCAGGCCCAGGGTACTTCATAAATAAATTTGTAGGAATAGATGCAGACAGTGGGCACAATGCATTGTTGCTTTACTCCATCGCCCCTGGACTGAATGCTGGCATGTTCCATATCGGAGCACGCACTGGTGAGCTCCGCACAGCCCGCCAGTgggcagaggaggaagcaggCTCAACTTATGACATCATGATCATCATTGAGGACCATGGTAAACCACCAAAGTCCAGTTCTGTGAACATTACAGTAACTGTGGATGAGAAGGACACGCCCAATAATGCTCCAGCAAGCCCTCGCCACAAACCATTCTACCATCCCACTGGGATGTCGGACATCACCCTGTACCTCATCATCTCTTTAGCCTGTGTATCAGCTGTGTCCTTCATCACCTTTGTTGTCCTCATGGTACGCTGCCTAAGGCACCGTGGCCCAGGGCTGGGAGactctgactgctgctgctatgGTCGTCACAGATCCAGCCGCTACCATCAGAGGCCCAGCAAGGACCTGCACCTGCAGCTGAATACTGATGGACCCATACGCTATATGGAGGTTGTTGGAGGCCCCCAGGACCCGCACACACGCACCTACAGGCCCTGCTACTCCACCATATCCAGCCGGAGTGACTTTGTATTTATGAAGCAACCCATGCTGagtcacaacaacacactcaaCATGACACTCAGCAGGAAGCACCTTATGAACTCAGTCAGTGAG CAAAAGCCCCCCAACAATGACTGGCGCTTCACACAGGGACAGAGACCTGGACCAAGCGG tccCCACATGCCGTACGGTACACACATAAGATGGACGCCGAAGAGTGGGACAAG GGCAACTGGAGGACCTGAGGTTGCCATGGGAACTGGCCCTTGGCCACAGCCCCCAACTGAGGCTGAGCAGCTCCAAGCCCTGATGGCTGCAGCAAACG AAGTGAGCGAGGCTACAGCCACCCTGGGACCCGGCACCATGGGCCTGAGTACCCGCTACAGCCCCCAGTTCACCCTGCAGCACGTGCCCGACTATCGCCAGAATGTCTACATCCCCGGCAGCACGGCCACACTCACCTCCaacccccagcagcagcaggccacGGCTCAGCAAGCCACCCAGCAGGCACTGCCCCCGCCCCAGACCTCAGCTCAGCCTGAGCCTCCCAAGGCCGCCCAGACCCCTGCCTCCAAGAAGAAGTCCAccaagaaggagaagaagtag
- the LOC104930405 gene encoding protocadherin gamma-C5 isoform X12, with product MDSRQRKRSGGGRLWRLCFYLACLSGASAQLSYSVSEELSPGSIVGNIARDLTLTADKIVQRRLRVVSESTTQYFEVKPTTGDLVIKQKIDREQLCDLSSACSLHLQILLENPLAIHRVVVDILDVNDNAPQFSTSNISLEISEAAAPGTRFRLESAQDPDMGTNSLRTYHLAANDFFTLNVETKSDGSKFPELVVDKALDRETQASFRLLLTAVDGGQPEKSGSTLLLIKILDVNDNSPVFDEPSKKVKLLENAALGTLVTKLNATDVDSGNNGDISFLFDKYTPERVLNLFSVDSKSGEIRVKGHVDYEKGSTYHITAQARDGGSPAMEGSCNVIVEIIDVNDNAPEVTLTSVTSPIREDSAPETVIALISARDLDSGMNGKVTLTVQPGLPFKLNSAFGMHYSLITAGNLDRETVPEYTVVIRASDAGSPPLSSQTTFVVKLSDVNDNAPIFSQPSYSVDIPENNAPSSPIATVSATDPDLGDNARISYSIIPSMVQGSSISSYVYINPESGHIYSMRSLDHEQLNAFRIEVQARDAGVPPRTANVTVHVFVVDVNDNAPVLVHPSYPKDKRLQLTVPPSAGPGYFINKFVGIDADSGHNALLLYSIAPGLNAGMFHIGARTGELRTARQWAEEEAGSTYDIMIIIEDHGKPPKSSSVNITVTVDEKDTPNNAPASPRHKPFYHPTGMSDITLYLIISLACVSAVSFITFVVLMVRCLRHRGPGLGDSDCCCYGRHRSSRYHQRPSKDLHLQLNTDGPIRYMEVVGGPQDPHTRTYRPCYSTISSRSDFVFMKQPMLSHNNTLNMTLSRKHLMNSVSEQKPPNNDWRFTQGQRPGPSGATGGPEVAMGTGPWPQPPTEAEQLQALMAAANEVSEATATLGPGTMGLSTRYSPQFTLQHVPDYRQNVYIPGSTATLTSNPQQQQATAQQATQQALPPPQTSAQPEPPKAAQTPASKKKSTKKEKK from the exons ATGGACTCCAGACAGAGAAAGCGCTCCGGAGGAGGGAGGCTGTGGAGGCTCTGTTTTTATCTAGCCTGCCTCTCCGGTGCGTCCGCTCAGCTCAGCTATTCTGTATCGGAGGAATTAAGCCCGGGCTCTATCGTTGGGAATATCGCTAGAGATTTGACTCTCACTGCTGATAAGATTGTTCAGAGGAGGTTGCGGGTGGTCTCGGAATCCACAACGCAGTATTTTGAGGTAAAGCCGACGACTGGGGACttggttattaaacaaaaaattgATAGGGAGCAATTGTGCGACTTAAGTTCAGCATGTTCTCTACACCTTCAAATACTTCTGGAGAATCCTTTAGCCATTCACCGTGTCGTGGTGGACATTTTGGATGTGAATGACAATGCACCGCAGTTTTCAACCAGCAACATTTCTCTGGAGATATCAGAGGCGGCCGCGCCGGGCACAAGGTTCCGTTTGGAGAGCGCACAAGATCCAGACATGGGGACCAACTCGTTGCGCACTTACCATCTCGCAGCAAATGACTTCTTTACTTTGAATGTGGAAACTAAAAGTGACGGCAGTAAGTTTCCAGAGCTGGTGGTGGATAAAGCTTTGGACAGGGAGACGCAGGCCTCGTTTCGCCTGTTGCTCACTGCTGTAGATGGAGGTCAGCCGGAGAAATCTGGCTCAACACTTCTGCTCATTAAAATTCTGGATGTAAATGACAATTCACCCGTCTTTGACGAACCGTCAAAGAAAGTTAAGCTATTAGAAAATGCCGCACTGGGCACTTTAGTAACGAAATTGAACGCGACTGATGTGGATTCAGGTAACAATGGAGACATATCTTTCCTGTTTGATAAATACACACCGGAACGTGTTCTCAACCTCTTCAGTGTGGATTCTAAAAGCGGGGAGATCCGTGTGAAGGGTCACGTTGATTATGAGAAAGGCTCTACATACCACATCACAGCGCAGGCCAGAGATGGTGGCTCTCCTGCTATGGAGGGTTCCTGTAACGTCATAGTGGAAATTATTGATGTGAATGACAACGCACCAGAGGTGACACTGACGTCAGTAACCAGTCCTATCAGAGAGGACTCGGCACCAGAGACTGTGATAGCCCTTATAAGTGCACGGGACTTGGACTCTGGTATGAATGGGAAGGTTACATTAACTGTCCAACCAGGTTTGCCATTTAAACTTAATTCAGCATTTGGCATGCATTACAGCCTCATCACTGCTGGAAACCTGGACCGTGAGACTGTCCCAGAGTACACAGTGGTCATTAGGGCCAGTGATGCTGGTTCTCCTCCCCTTTCATCACAAACCACATTTGTGGTGAAGCTCTCTGATGTAAATGACAATGCCCCCATCTTCTCTCAGCCTTCATACTCTGTGGACATCCCAGAGAACAATGCTCCTAGTTCTCCCATCGCCACTGTTTCGGCCACTGATCCAGACCTTGGTGACAATGCTCGCATATCCTACTCCATCATTCCTAGCATGGTACAGGGCTCATCCATCTCTTCTTATGTCTACATTAACCCTGAGAGTGGTCACATCTATAGCATGCGCTCTCTGGATCATGAACAGCTTAACGCTTTCCGCATTGAGGTGCAGGCCCGGGATGCAGGGGTGCCCCCACGAACAGCCAACgtcactgtgcatgtgtttgtggtggATGTGAATGACAATGCACCAGTGCTTGTACACCCTTCCTAcccaaaagacaaaagattaCAGCTCACTGTGCCCCCATCTGCAGGCCCAGGGTACTTCATAAATAAATTTGTAGGAATAGATGCAGACAGTGGGCACAATGCATTGTTGCTTTACTCCATCGCCCCTGGACTGAATGCTGGCATGTTCCATATCGGAGCACGCACTGGTGAGCTCCGCACAGCCCGCCAGTgggcagaggaggaagcaggCTCAACTTATGACATCATGATCATCATTGAGGACCATGGTAAACCACCAAAGTCCAGTTCTGTGAACATTACAGTAACTGTGGATGAGAAGGACACGCCCAATAATGCTCCAGCAAGCCCTCGCCACAAACCATTCTACCATCCCACTGGGATGTCGGACATCACCCTGTACCTCATCATCTCTTTAGCCTGTGTATCAGCTGTGTCCTTCATCACCTTTGTTGTCCTCATGGTACGCTGCCTAAGGCACCGTGGCCCAGGGCTGGGAGactctgactgctgctgctatgGTCGTCACAGATCCAGCCGCTACCATCAGAGGCCCAGCAAGGACCTGCACCTGCAGCTGAATACTGATGGACCCATACGCTATATGGAGGTTGTTGGAGGCCCCCAGGACCCGCACACACGCACCTACAGGCCCTGCTACTCCACCATATCCAGCCGGAGTGACTTTGTATTTATGAAGCAACCCATGCTGagtcacaacaacacactcaaCATGACACTCAGCAGGAAGCACCTTATGAACTCAGTCAGTGAG CAAAAGCCCCCCAACAATGACTGGCGCTTCACACAGGGACAGAGACCTGGACCAAGCGG GGCAACTGGAGGACCTGAGGTTGCCATGGGAACTGGCCCTTGGCCACAGCCCCCAACTGAGGCTGAGCAGCTCCAAGCCCTGATGGCTGCAGCAAACG AAGTGAGCGAGGCTACAGCCACCCTGGGACCCGGCACCATGGGCCTGAGTACCCGCTACAGCCCCCAGTTCACCCTGCAGCACGTGCCCGACTATCGCCAGAATGTCTACATCCCCGGCAGCACGGCCACACTCACCTCCaacccccagcagcagcaggccacGGCTCAGCAAGCCACCCAGCAGGCACTGCCCCCGCCCCAGACCTCAGCTCAGCCTGAGCCTCCCAAGGCCGCCCAGACCCCTGCCTCCAAGAAGAAGTCCAccaagaaggagaagaagtag